A stretch of Anaeromyxobacter dehalogenans 2CP-1 DNA encodes these proteins:
- a CDS encoding PD-(D/E)XK nuclease family protein, giving the protein MADLQNEFSWSKSRHEKFAECRRAYFYAYYGSWGGWEAAHGTPVRELYVLKKLSSRWQWAGSVVHGALKQMLSAARVSGTFWPAEKLLDRTRRKARAEWASSRDKSYWREASRITGLVEHEYGEPVSDADWKRLFEQVVDGGLRGFYASEAFEAIRATPRDRWLSVDELDAWDFEGTKIWVAVDFAYRDAESRVQILDWKTGRERTVDHTQLGIYSLYAQRKWGAAPDAVVGGLVYLAAPEDGGAGRVSVAVDPAALSACQDAMRGSIASMRAALADPARNVAVEDAFPRPDDRVACRRCPFRRPCGRL; this is encoded by the coding sequence ATGGCCGATCTGCAGAACGAGTTCTCCTGGTCGAAGTCGCGCCACGAGAAGTTCGCCGAGTGCCGGCGCGCGTACTTCTACGCCTACTACGGGAGCTGGGGCGGCTGGGAGGCCGCGCACGGCACCCCGGTGCGCGAGCTCTACGTCCTGAAGAAGCTCTCCTCCCGCTGGCAGTGGGCGGGGTCGGTGGTGCACGGCGCGCTGAAGCAGATGCTCTCGGCGGCGCGGGTGAGCGGGACGTTCTGGCCGGCGGAGAAGCTGCTCGACCGCACCCGCCGCAAGGCGCGCGCCGAGTGGGCCTCGTCGCGCGACAAGTCCTACTGGCGCGAGGCCTCGCGCATCACGGGCCTGGTGGAGCACGAGTACGGCGAGCCGGTGTCGGACGCGGACTGGAAGCGGCTGTTCGAGCAGGTGGTGGACGGCGGGCTGCGCGGCTTCTACGCGAGCGAGGCGTTCGAGGCGATCCGCGCCACGCCGCGCGACCGCTGGCTCTCGGTGGACGAGCTCGACGCCTGGGACTTCGAGGGCACGAAGATCTGGGTGGCGGTGGACTTCGCCTACCGCGACGCCGAAAGCCGGGTGCAGATCCTCGACTGGAAGACCGGCCGCGAGCGGACGGTGGACCACACCCAGCTCGGCATCTACTCGCTCTACGCGCAGCGGAAGTGGGGCGCCGCGCCGGACGCGGTGGTGGGCGGGCTCGTGTACCTGGCCGCGCCCGAGGACGGTGGCGCCGGGCGGGTGTCGGTGGCGGTGGACCCGGCCGCGCTCTCGGCCTGCCAGGACGCGATGCGCGGCTCCATCGCCTCGATGCGCGCGGCGCTCGCCGACCCGGCGCGGAACGTGGCGGTGGAGGACGCGTTCCCCCGGCCCGACGACCGGGTCGCCTGCCGCCGCTGCCCGTTCCGCCGCCCCTGCGGGCGGCTCTAG
- the add gene encoding adenosine deaminase: protein MAQAAATTLPQVTEALVRDLPKTDLHCHLDGSVRLATVLDLAAQQGVRLPAETPEGLAKAIHMGEVCASLEDYLTAFDVTLAVLQTEEALYRTAYELALDAAAENVRYLEVRYSPVLHTRKGLKPTSIVDAVLAGLRAARRETGIESNVIICGIRHIDPMTSVRLAELAVAYKGKGVVGFDLAGAEEGHPARRHRDAVQLILDNNVNVTIHAGEAFGPESIAQAVHWCGAHRIGHGVRLRENGDLLNYLNDHRIPLEMCPSSNVQTGSVQGFASHPLKFYFDFGLRVSVNTDNRLITDTTVTKELLVAHREMGFTLEDLCTVLVQGFKSAFLPFRDKQELLRRVNLEIAQVLARHGAPAPVAGDGAARAAVEAGTP, encoded by the coding sequence ATGGCCCAGGCCGCCGCGACGACGCTCCCGCAGGTGACGGAGGCGCTCGTCCGCGACCTCCCCAAGACCGACCTGCACTGCCACCTCGACGGCTCGGTCCGGCTCGCCACCGTGCTGGACCTCGCCGCGCAGCAGGGGGTGCGCCTGCCCGCCGAGACGCCCGAGGGGCTCGCGAAGGCCATCCACATGGGCGAGGTGTGCGCCTCGCTGGAGGACTACCTCACCGCGTTCGACGTCACGCTCGCGGTGCTCCAGACCGAGGAGGCGCTGTACCGGACCGCCTACGAGCTCGCGCTCGACGCGGCCGCCGAGAACGTCCGCTACCTCGAGGTCCGCTACTCGCCGGTCCTGCACACCAGGAAGGGCCTGAAGCCCACCTCCATCGTGGACGCGGTGCTGGCCGGGCTGCGGGCGGCGCGGCGCGAGACCGGGATCGAGTCGAACGTCATCATCTGCGGGATCCGCCACATCGATCCCATGACCTCGGTGCGCCTCGCCGAGCTGGCGGTCGCGTACAAGGGCAAGGGCGTGGTGGGGTTCGACCTCGCCGGCGCGGAGGAGGGCCACCCGGCGCGGCGTCACCGCGACGCGGTCCAGCTCATCCTCGACAACAACGTGAACGTGACCATCCACGCCGGGGAGGCGTTCGGACCGGAGTCCATCGCGCAGGCGGTGCACTGGTGCGGCGCCCACCGCATCGGCCACGGCGTGCGGCTGCGCGAGAACGGCGACCTGCTCAACTACCTGAACGACCACCGCATCCCGCTGGAGATGTGCCCGTCGTCGAACGTCCAGACCGGCTCGGTGCAGGGCTTCGCGAGCCACCCGCTCAAGTTCTACTTCGACTTCGGCCTGCGGGTCTCGGTGAACACCGACAACCGCCTCATCACCGACACCACCGTCACGAAGGAGCTGCTGGTGGCGCACCGCGAGATGGGCTTCACGCTGGAGGACCTCTGCACCGTGCTGGTGCAGGGCTTCAAGAGCGCGTTCCTGCCGTTCCGCGACAAGCAGGAGCTGCTCCGGCGGGTGAACCTGGAGATCGCGCAGGTGCTCGCGCGCCACGGCGCGCCGGCGCCGGTCGCGGGCGACGGCGCGGCCCGCGCGGCGGTCGAGGCGGGGACGCCGTGA
- the glgC gene encoding glucose-1-phosphate adenylyltransferase, with amino-acid sequence MAKLLAMILAGGEGRRLDPLTRDRAKPAVPFGGRYRIVDFVLSNMANSGILKMKVVVQYKSESLNTHVQRAWRLTSLLNQYVELVPAQMRVGPKWFEGSADAIYQNLNIITDEEPDFTFVFGADHVYRMDARQMLEFHLDRKAELTVAAVPIPVQEASEFGIIEVDADGRMIGFVEKPQSAPKTIPGDPTRCLASMGNYLFSTDALVQEIVRDAGDPSSAHDFGKSIVASMYQRKRVYVYDFARNVVPGQTERERGYWRDVGSIDAYFQANMDLVAVDPVFSLYNDEWPIFTVQYNYPPAKFVFNNESDHRVGRATDSLVSEGCIISGSHVHHSILSPKVRVNSYATVDESIVFENVNIGRHCRIRRAIIDKHVDIPAHTTIGYDHEKDRKHFHVTESGIVIIPKGMRIEAGR; translated from the coding sequence ATGGCGAAGCTGCTCGCGATGATCCTCGCCGGCGGAGAGGGGCGCCGGCTGGACCCGCTCACGCGCGATCGCGCGAAGCCGGCGGTGCCGTTCGGCGGCCGCTACCGGATCGTGGACTTCGTCCTGTCGAACATGGCGAACTCCGGCATCCTCAAGATGAAGGTGGTGGTGCAGTACAAGTCGGAGTCGCTCAACACGCACGTGCAGCGCGCCTGGCGCCTCACGTCGCTGCTCAACCAGTACGTGGAGCTGGTGCCGGCGCAGATGCGGGTCGGCCCGAAGTGGTTCGAGGGCTCGGCCGACGCCATCTACCAGAACCTGAACATCATCACCGACGAGGAGCCCGACTTCACGTTCGTGTTCGGCGCCGACCACGTCTACCGCATGGACGCGCGGCAGATGCTGGAGTTCCACCTCGACCGCAAGGCCGAGCTGACCGTGGCGGCGGTGCCCATCCCCGTCCAGGAGGCGAGCGAGTTCGGCATCATCGAGGTGGACGCCGACGGCCGGATGATCGGCTTCGTGGAGAAGCCGCAGTCGGCCCCCAAGACCATCCCCGGCGACCCGACCCGCTGCCTGGCCTCGATGGGCAACTACCTGTTCTCCACCGACGCGCTGGTGCAGGAGATCGTCCGCGACGCGGGCGACCCGTCGAGCGCGCACGACTTCGGCAAGTCCATCGTGGCGTCGATGTACCAGCGCAAGCGCGTGTACGTGTACGACTTCGCGCGGAACGTGGTGCCGGGGCAGACCGAGCGCGAGCGAGGCTACTGGCGCGACGTGGGCTCCATCGACGCCTACTTCCAGGCGAACATGGACCTGGTGGCGGTGGACCCGGTGTTCTCGCTCTACAACGACGAGTGGCCCATCTTCACGGTCCAGTACAACTACCCGCCGGCCAAGTTCGTGTTCAACAACGAGAGCGACCACCGCGTCGGGCGCGCCACCGACTCGCTGGTGTCGGAGGGCTGCATCATCTCCGGCTCCCACGTCCACCACTCCATCCTGTCGCCGAAGGTGCGGGTGAACAGCTACGCCACGGTGGACGAGTCGATCGTGTTCGAGAACGTGAACATCGGCCGCCACTGCCGGATCCGCCGCGCCATCATCGACAAGCACGTGGACATCCCCGCCCACACCACCATCGGCTACGACCACGAGAAGGACCGCAAGCACTTCCACGTGACCGAGAGCGGGATCGTGATCATCCCGAAGGGCATGCGGATCGAGGCGGGACGGTAG
- a CDS encoding response regulator transcription factor: MAPEPSPLRILVAEDDPAVARLYTAYAQSRGHTVLVAHDGAEAFSAAADQGPDLILLDVAMPKVDGRDALRRLKADPRTQGIPVLVISAHGSDQNLRELMLGLGAWDVMEKPVDLQIAFNKAERLARR, encoded by the coding sequence ATGGCCCCCGAACCCTCCCCGCTGCGCATCCTGGTCGCCGAGGACGATCCCGCGGTGGCCCGGCTGTACACCGCCTACGCGCAGAGCCGCGGGCACACCGTCCTCGTCGCCCACGACGGCGCCGAGGCGTTCAGCGCCGCGGCCGACCAGGGGCCCGACCTCATCCTCCTCGACGTGGCCATGCCGAAGGTGGACGGCCGCGACGCGCTCCGCCGCCTGAAGGCCGACCCGCGGACCCAGGGCATCCCCGTCCTCGTGATCAGCGCGCACGGGTCCGACCAGAACCTCCGCGAGCTGATGCTCGGGCTCGGCGCCTGGGACGTGATGGAGAAGCCGGTGGATCTCCAGATCGCGTTCAACAAGGCCGAGCGGCTGGCGCGCCGGTAG
- a CDS encoding GNAT family N-acetyltransferase translates to MRAAVRGVPAGALPDRLRAAWASLPPLYHLWAMSAGGERYLVAERGGRVAGYAAWRGAELTAVFVRPSAAGRGVGAALVAAVERRARNDGFRALRVLAAAPAIGFYARLGFRPGRAARAPLPGGLGLPARWMRKPLATG, encoded by the coding sequence ATGCGCGCCGCGGTGCGCGGGGTCCCCGCCGGCGCGCTCCCGGACCGCCTGCGCGCCGCCTGGGCCTCGCTCCCGCCGCTCTATCACCTGTGGGCCATGAGCGCGGGCGGCGAGCGGTACCTCGTGGCCGAGCGCGGCGGCCGGGTGGCCGGGTACGCCGCCTGGCGCGGGGCGGAGCTGACCGCGGTGTTCGTCCGGCCCTCCGCGGCGGGCCGCGGGGTGGGCGCGGCGCTCGTCGCCGCGGTGGAGCGGCGAGCTCGGAACGACGGCTTCCGGGCGCTGCGCGTGCTCGCGGCCGCGCCCGCGATCGGCTTCTACGCCCGGCTCGGGTTCCGCCCCGGCCGCGCCGCGCGCGCGCCGCTCCCGGGCGGCCTCGGGCTGCCCGCGCGCTGGATGCGCAAGCCGCTCGCGACGGGCTAG
- a CDS encoding sigma-54-dependent transcriptional regulator — protein sequence MASAKKPNLMVIDDLDSARQMMKRTLARSYDVYDFPSVAEAVPAVERADFDCIVTDLRMPGIDGIEGLRRFQAKVPEIPVILVTAFATVETAVEAMKAGAFDYLKKPFEPEELELVVARAVEHARVKKENARLRSALAGQFSVHGIVGKSQSMKDLVSMLERIAPSDVPILIEGESGTGKDLLARAAHALSSRAQGPYVALNMSAIPENLAESELFGHEKGAFTGADQPRAGFFAAAEGGTLFLDEIGLLPPALQPKLLRVLQDGEFIPVGSRKARKANVRVVAATNEDLLRRVKEGKFREDLWFRLRVVPLRLPPLRERREDIPLLVEHLVQKHALRLSRPPLQPDAEAMRALLDHPWPGNIRELEHAIERGLLLARGEAIALADLPPELTPSGDAAGGADEGRYRRARDAWEKRFLEDVLREAGGQVARAAELSGLHRSTFYEKLARHGLADKDAKP from the coding sequence ATGGCGAGCGCGAAGAAGCCCAACCTGATGGTCATCGACGACCTGGACAGCGCGCGCCAGATGATGAAGCGCACGCTGGCCCGCTCCTACGACGTCTACGACTTCCCCTCGGTGGCGGAGGCGGTGCCGGCGGTGGAGCGCGCCGACTTCGACTGCATCGTCACCGACCTGCGCATGCCGGGCATCGACGGCATCGAAGGGCTGCGCCGCTTCCAGGCGAAGGTGCCGGAGATCCCGGTGATCCTCGTCACCGCGTTCGCCACCGTGGAGACCGCGGTCGAGGCGATGAAGGCGGGCGCGTTCGACTACCTGAAGAAGCCGTTCGAGCCGGAGGAGCTGGAGCTGGTGGTGGCGCGCGCGGTGGAGCACGCGCGGGTGAAGAAGGAGAACGCCCGGCTCCGCTCCGCGCTCGCCGGCCAGTTCAGCGTGCACGGGATCGTGGGCAAGTCGCAGTCCATGAAGGACCTGGTCTCGATGCTGGAGCGCATCGCGCCGTCCGACGTGCCCATCCTCATCGAGGGCGAGTCCGGCACCGGCAAGGACCTGCTCGCCCGCGCCGCCCACGCGCTCTCCTCGCGCGCGCAGGGGCCGTACGTCGCGCTCAACATGAGCGCGATCCCGGAGAACCTGGCCGAGTCGGAGCTGTTCGGCCACGAGAAGGGCGCGTTCACCGGCGCCGACCAGCCGCGGGCCGGGTTCTTCGCCGCGGCGGAGGGCGGCACGCTGTTCCTCGACGAGATCGGCCTGTTGCCCCCGGCGCTCCAGCCGAAGCTCCTGCGCGTCCTGCAGGATGGCGAGTTCATCCCGGTCGGCAGCCGCAAGGCGCGCAAGGCGAACGTGCGGGTGGTGGCGGCCACCAACGAGGATCTGCTGCGGCGCGTGAAGGAGGGGAAGTTCCGCGAGGACCTCTGGTTCCGGCTCCGGGTGGTCCCGCTGCGCCTGCCCCCGCTCCGCGAGCGGCGCGAGGACATCCCGCTGCTCGTCGAGCACCTGGTGCAGAAGCACGCGCTCCGGCTCTCGCGCCCGCCGCTCCAGCCCGACGCCGAGGCCATGCGGGCGCTCCTCGACCACCCATGGCCGGGCAACATCCGCGAGCTGGAGCACGCCATCGAGCGGGGGCTGCTGCTCGCGCGCGGCGAGGCCATCGCGCTCGCCGACCTGCCGCCGGAGCTCACGCCTTCCGGCGACGCGGCCGGCGGCGCCGACGAGGGACGCTACCGGCGCGCCCGCGACGCCTGGGAGAAGCGCTTCCTCGAGGACGTGCTGCGCGAGGCGGGCGGGCAGGTGGCGCGGGCCGCCGAGCTGTCCGGGCTGCACCGATCCACGTTCTACGAGAAGCTCGCGCGGCACGGGCTCGCCGACAAGGACGCGAAGCCCTGA
- a CDS encoding methylated-DNA--[protein]-cysteine S-methyltransferase, with protein sequence MTARLRYRSPVGILTVEASDEGVFGLSFGDRGPSRPGPSARARAHLDAAARALDDYFAGRPPSLPPLVLQGSPFQKRVWDALLAIPWGDTRTYGEVAEALGAAGGARAVGGANHENPVAILVPCHRVVQARGRLGGYGGGVEVKRWLLAHEAAHGPALRPA encoded by the coding sequence GTGACCGCGCGCCTGCGCTACCGCTCGCCGGTGGGGATCCTCACGGTCGAGGCGAGCGACGAGGGGGTGTTCGGCCTTTCGTTCGGCGATCGCGGGCCGTCGCGCCCCGGCCCGTCGGCGCGTGCGCGCGCCCACCTCGACGCGGCGGCGCGGGCGCTCGACGACTACTTCGCGGGCCGGCCGCCCTCGCTCCCGCCGCTCGTCCTCCAGGGGAGCCCGTTCCAGAAGCGTGTCTGGGACGCGCTCCTCGCCATCCCGTGGGGCGACACCCGCACCTACGGCGAGGTGGCCGAGGCGCTCGGCGCCGCGGGCGGCGCCCGGGCGGTGGGCGGCGCGAACCACGAGAACCCGGTCGCGATCCTGGTGCCGTGCCACCGGGTGGTGCAGGCCCGCGGGCGGCTGGGCGGCTACGGCGGCGGCGTGGAGGTGAAGCGCTGGCTGCTCGCGCACGAGGCGGCGCACGGCCCGGCGCTCCGGCCGGCGTGA
- a CDS encoding M16 family metallopeptidase yields the protein MIASPLLVAALLTAAPAAAAPPPGDAPEIPYTMFTLGNGLTVILHEDHTAPLVGVHVQYDVGSKDERPGRTGFAHLFEHLMFQGSAHLPKGEADRLVDAAGGEANGGTSPDSTVYWEQVPSGALEQMLFIEADRMGWMFPTLTQEKLDNQRDVVRNERRQSYEMQPYGLVFEKLLANLWDPEFPYHWQTIGTHEDLEAATLADVKQFFERWYGPENAVLAIAGDIDPARTRALVEKWFGPIPGKARPAHQPPAPKPLAAEQRVSMDDRVQLPRLYLAWQTPRVFAPGDAALDVLSSVLSDGKSARLVKRLVMDEQIAQGVSAGQMSQALASMYLVVATPKPGIPLERLEREIDEELARIAREPPSAEEVQRAKNKIEAGAVFGLEPVGGFGGRAASLAGYYVRTGDPGYLAKDLARYRAVTPADVSEAARRFLRKDARVVLTVHPRPAAAGAAAGSAR from the coding sequence ATGATCGCGAGCCCGCTCCTCGTCGCAGCGCTCCTCACCGCAGCGCCCGCGGCCGCCGCCCCGCCGCCCGGCGACGCGCCCGAGATCCCGTACACCATGTTCACCCTCGGGAACGGCCTCACCGTGATCCTGCACGAGGATCACACCGCCCCCCTCGTCGGCGTCCACGTCCAGTACGACGTGGGCTCGAAGGACGAGCGCCCCGGCCGCACCGGCTTCGCGCACCTGTTCGAGCACCTCATGTTCCAGGGCAGCGCGCACCTGCCCAAGGGCGAGGCCGACCGGCTGGTCGACGCGGCCGGCGGCGAGGCGAACGGCGGGACCAGCCCGGACAGCACCGTGTACTGGGAGCAGGTGCCCTCCGGCGCGCTCGAGCAGATGCTGTTCATCGAGGCCGACCGGATGGGCTGGATGTTCCCCACGCTCACCCAGGAGAAGCTCGACAACCAGCGCGACGTGGTGCGGAACGAGCGGCGGCAGTCCTACGAGATGCAGCCGTACGGCCTCGTGTTCGAGAAGCTCCTCGCGAACCTGTGGGATCCCGAGTTCCCCTACCACTGGCAGACCATCGGCACGCACGAGGACCTGGAGGCCGCCACCCTCGCCGACGTGAAGCAGTTCTTCGAGCGCTGGTACGGGCCGGAGAACGCGGTGCTCGCCATCGCCGGCGACATCGACCCGGCGCGGACGCGCGCGCTGGTGGAGAAGTGGTTCGGGCCCATCCCCGGGAAGGCGCGGCCGGCGCACCAGCCGCCGGCGCCGAAGCCGCTCGCGGCGGAGCAGCGCGTCTCGATGGACGACCGCGTGCAGCTTCCCCGGCTGTACCTCGCCTGGCAGACGCCGCGGGTGTTCGCGCCGGGCGACGCGGCGCTGGACGTGCTCTCGAGCGTGCTCTCCGACGGCAAGAGCGCGCGCCTGGTGAAGCGGCTGGTGATGGACGAGCAGATCGCGCAGGGCGTCTCGGCCGGGCAGATGAGCCAGGCGCTCGCGAGCATGTACCTGGTGGTCGCGACGCCGAAGCCGGGCATCCCGCTCGAGCGGCTGGAGCGCGAGATCGACGAGGAGCTGGCGCGGATCGCGCGCGAGCCGCCCTCGGCCGAGGAGGTGCAGCGCGCCAAGAACAAGATCGAGGCCGGCGCGGTGTTCGGCCTCGAGCCGGTGGGGGGCTTCGGCGGGCGCGCCGCCTCGCTGGCCGGCTACTACGTGCGCACCGGCGACCCCGGGTACCTCGCGAAGGACCTGGCCCGCTACCGCGCGGTGACGCCCGCCGACGTCTCCGAGGCCGCCCGCCGCTTCCTGCGCAAGGACGCGCGCGTGGTCCTCACCGTCCACCCCAGGCCGGCGGCCGCCGGCGCCGCCGCCGGGAGCGCCCGATGA
- a CDS encoding M16 family metallopeptidase yields MTRSLRLLAVLLAAALGCAGSRPAPAPAAPAAAPQPQAAAAPAGADRTQVPAAGEAPELHLPRQQHFALANGLRVRLVEHRRLPIVALNLVVRAGAVNDPAGLPGLASFTASMLTEGGTRSRTATRLSDEVGFLGASLGAGTGQDAASLSGSSLSRHLPKLLDLFADVAMNPAFRAKDFARVQDQRKVTLLQQRDQPATIAGKAFLKAYWGEGHPYGHYVLGDEASVAATRPADLAAFHARFWRPANAELVVVGDVSEAELRPLLERTLGKWPAGTAAAAPRAPAPAAPHVTLLLDKPDAPQTLVMLGMPGLARASPDYVAATVAFQVLGGGMSSRLFRTLREEKGYTYGMGAGADARRLGGVSIVHGNVKAEVTGAALGDLLGEIRKLRDQPVGDAELADARNALVRSLPADFATVGGIAGRVAELVIHGLPDDYWNGYADAVRDVAPADVQRIAERYLDPARATLVLVGTPAAVRPQLEGLAIGKVEVRPVPGAAPVRAPPRSPRVRTQRPPTSSPAP; encoded by the coding sequence ATGACCCGCAGCCTCCGCCTCCTCGCCGTCCTCCTCGCCGCCGCGCTCGGCTGCGCCGGCTCCAGGCCGGCCCCTGCGCCGGCCGCGCCCGCCGCGGCGCCGCAGCCGCAGGCCGCCGCCGCGCCCGCCGGCGCGGATCGCACGCAGGTCCCGGCCGCGGGCGAGGCGCCGGAGCTGCACCTGCCTCGCCAGCAGCACTTCGCGCTCGCGAACGGCCTGCGGGTGCGGCTGGTCGAGCACCGGCGCTTGCCCATCGTGGCGCTCAACCTGGTGGTGCGCGCCGGCGCGGTGAACGACCCCGCGGGCCTCCCCGGCCTGGCCAGCTTCACCGCCAGCATGCTCACCGAGGGCGGCACCCGCAGCCGCACCGCCACCCGGCTCTCCGACGAGGTCGGCTTCCTGGGCGCCTCGCTCGGCGCCGGCACCGGCCAGGACGCCGCCTCGCTCTCCGGCTCCTCGCTCTCGCGCCACCTGCCGAAGCTCCTCGACCTGTTCGCCGACGTGGCCATGAACCCCGCGTTCCGGGCGAAGGACTTCGCGCGCGTCCAGGACCAGCGCAAGGTGACGCTGCTCCAGCAGCGCGACCAGCCGGCCACGATCGCGGGCAAGGCGTTCCTGAAGGCCTACTGGGGCGAGGGTCACCCCTACGGCCACTACGTGCTCGGCGACGAGGCGTCGGTGGCGGCCACGCGCCCGGCCGACCTGGCCGCGTTCCACGCGCGCTTCTGGCGGCCCGCCAACGCCGAGCTGGTGGTGGTGGGCGACGTCTCGGAGGCCGAGCTGCGGCCGCTCCTCGAGCGGACGCTGGGGAAGTGGCCGGCCGGCACCGCCGCGGCCGCGCCCCGCGCCCCCGCGCCGGCCGCGCCGCACGTGACGCTCCTGCTCGACAAGCCGGACGCGCCGCAGACGCTCGTGATGCTGGGCATGCCCGGGCTGGCGCGCGCCTCGCCGGACTACGTCGCGGCCACGGTGGCGTTCCAGGTGCTGGGCGGCGGGATGTCCTCGCGGCTGTTCCGCACGCTCCGGGAGGAGAAGGGCTACACCTACGGCATGGGCGCCGGCGCCGACGCGCGCCGCCTCGGCGGCGTCAGCATCGTGCACGGCAACGTGAAGGCGGAGGTGACCGGCGCCGCGCTGGGCGACCTGCTCGGTGAGATCCGCAAGCTGCGCGATCAGCCGGTGGGCGACGCGGAGCTGGCCGACGCGCGGAACGCGCTCGTCCGCTCGCTGCCGGCCGACTTCGCCACCGTGGGCGGCATCGCCGGGCGCGTGGCCGAGCTGGTGATCCACGGCCTCCCCGACGACTACTGGAACGGCTACGCCGACGCCGTCCGCGACGTCGCCCCGGCGGACGTGCAGCGCATCGCCGAGCGCTACCTCGACCCGGCGCGCGCCACCCTCGTGCTGGTGGGCACGCCGGCCGCGGTGCGGCCGCAGCTCGAGGGGCTCGCCATCGGCAAGGTCGAGGTCCGCCCGGTGCCCGGCGCCGCGCCGGTCCGCGCGCCGCCGCGGAGCCCGCGGGTCCGCACGCAGCGGCCGCCCACCTCCTCGCCCGCGCCCTAG